GAGCCGATCCTCGAGGCGTTCGACCGACTGGGCGTCGATGCGGACTTCGCGGCCAGCGAACAGGAGGCGATCTACCAGCCGTCGTGCTACCTGCGGGACATCCATCCGGCTCACGACATCGTCGCACCCGCCGGTGGGGACTCGAGCGCGGGCGCCGCCGACGAGGTCGACGCCGTCCCGAAGAAAATCAGCGGTAACGCCCAGTACCGCCAGCGCGACGTCGTCATCCAGCACGGCTCGATCAGCTTCGCTCTCGAACCCGAGCGCCACGTCGGAACATTCGACGCGGACCTCGAGCCGGCGACGTTCCGCGACCGCGTGACGAGCATCAGCGAGCAGACGGGCGGCGAGATCACTCGCGAAGAGGCGGTGGCGACGATCGGTGACGCGCTGGGCGACTGGTGCGACGCCGACGCAGGCGAGTGGCGAGACGGGGAACTCGAGGCCGCCCGCGACCTCGCCGATCGAAAGTACGGATCGGACGC
This portion of the Halopiger aswanensis genome encodes:
- a CDS encoding lipoate--protein ligase family protein gives rise to the protein MTDVSDRADDADLAGREWRLIRDEARDGAIQMALEEVAAETALEDGIRTVRTYSWEPSALSLGYRQDAETVDWDYCEREGIDVTRRQTGGGGIYHDRDADISYTIVAPADEVPGDLMECYALFCEPILEAFDRLGVDADFAASEQEAIYQPSCYLRDIHPAHDIVAPAGGDSSAGAADEVDAVPKKISGNAQYRQRDVVIQHGSISFALEPERHVGTFDADLEPATFRDRVTSISEQTGGEITREEAVATIGDALGDWCDADAGEWRDGELEAARDLADRKYGSDAWVRNREVLEAGEQ